Proteins from a single region of Enoplosus armatus isolate fEnoArm2 chromosome 6, fEnoArm2.hap1, whole genome shotgun sequence:
- the svip gene encoding small VCP/p97-interacting protein isoform X1 codes for MGMCLPCLGGAADDVVVTPDPEIRRRQLAEAAEKRQKETTYRGVKNPEAVERKRKKQEEIEKQAMTTSVSGGGGLKWQVG; via the exons ATGGGGATGTGCTTACCGTGCCTTGGTGGAGCAGCGGACGACGTTGTTGTCACTCCAGATCCA gaGATAAGAAGAAGACAATTAGCTGAGGCCGCTgagaagagacaaaaagag ACAACATACAGGGGTGTTAAAAATCCAGAAGCCGTcgaaaggaaaaggaaaaaacaggaagagattGAGAAACAGGCGATGACCACCTCTGTGTCTGGTGGTGGCGGGTTGAAG TGGCAAGTGGGCTGA
- the svip gene encoding small VCP/p97-interacting protein isoform X2, which produces MGMCLPCLGGAADDVVVTPDPEIRRRQLAEAAEKRQKEKSHLHTRKSHAKAVSRQHTGVLKIQKPSKGKGKNRKRLRNRR; this is translated from the exons ATGGGGATGTGCTTACCGTGCCTTGGTGGAGCAGCGGACGACGTTGTTGTCACTCCAGATCCA gaGATAAGAAGAAGACAATTAGCTGAGGCCGCTgagaagagacaaaaagag AAAAGCCACTTGCACACCCGTAAGAGCCATGCAAAAGCTGTATCAAG ACAACATACAGGGGTGTTAAAAATCCAGAAGCCGTcgaaaggaaaaggaaaaaacaggaagagattGAGAAACAGGCGATGA